One segment of Pseudophryne corroboree isolate aPseCor3 chromosome 10, aPseCor3.hap2, whole genome shotgun sequence DNA contains the following:
- the LOC134966038 gene encoding interferon-inducible GTPase 5-like gives MDPFEHFDIISDEEVQEINSALEKGDLCKATERLSESLNEIENAPLNIAITGESGSGKSTFVNSIRGMDDEEEGAAKTGVVETTKEPIPYPHPQYNNVTFWDLPGIGTPNFSPSIYLESVEFSRYDFFIIMSSERFRHNDMQLAEQIQAMGKKFYFVRSKVDSDLHASKIRRKKTYNEENILDEIRQNCIDSLHVGGINDPHVFLLSCLELDKYDFNRMQETLQQELPSHKRHVFLLCLPNISRPILERKREALKKEIWGWATLSCAVATVPVPGLSVVCDVGILVKQMIKYQKAFGLDQYSLQKMANKFGKDVSELKSVIKSPLVIKEINKELVTTLLTRGPTGVLMAVEYAASNIPVIGTIAAGSISFLTTYWMLRGFLKEIAEDAVRVVRKALDSPV, from the coding sequence ATGGATCCTTTTGAACATTTTGACATCATCTCGGACGAGGAAGTCCAGGAAATTAATTCTGCACTAGAAAAAGGTGACCTTTGTAAAGCAACAGAAAGACTCAGTGAGTCCCTAAATGAGATTGAAAATGCCCCTTTAAACATCGCTATAACAGGAGAATCGGGATCAGGAAAATCGACTTTTGTCAACTCCATCCGTGGCATGGATGATGAAGAAGAAGGTGCTGCTAAAACAGGTGTGGTGGAGACCACGAAAGAGCCAATACCTTATCCACATCCACAGTATAATAACGTGACATTTTGGGATCTTCCTGGGATAGGAACTCCAAATTTTAGTCCAAGCATTTATCTCGAGTCAGTTGAGTTCAGTCGATATGACTTTTTCATTATCATGTCATCGGAACGCTTCAGACACAATGACATGCAGCTGGCAGAGCAGATCCAGGCCATGGGGAAGAAGTTCTACTTCGTCCGATCAAAAGTTGACTCAGACTTACATGCCTCTAAAATACGTAGGAAGAAGACATACAATGAAGAGAACATATTGGATGAGATTCGGCAGAACTGCATTGACAGTCTCCATGTTGGAGGAATCAATGATCCACACGTCtttctcctctcctgcctggaactaGACAAGTATGACTTTAACAGAATGCAAGAAACTCTACAACAGGAACTTCCAAGTCACAAGAGACATGTGTTCCTGCTATGTCTGCCCAACATTTCTCGGCCAATCCTAGAAAGGAAACGAGAGGCACTGAAGAAGGAGATCTGGGGATGGGCCACACTTTCCTGTGCCGTCGCTACAGTCCCTGTTCCAGGCCTGTCTGTAGTTTGTGATGTTGGGATCTTAGTGAAACAAATGATAAAATATCAGAAAGCTTTTGGCCTGGATCAGTATTCTCTCCAGAAAATGGCCAACAAATTTGGTAAAGATGTTAGTGAGTTGAAGTCTGTGATCAAGTCTCCTCTAGTTATTAAAGAGATAAACAAAGAGCTCGTCACCACTTTATTAACAAGAGGGCCAACTGGAGTTCTTATGGCAGTTGAATATGCAGCCAGTAATATCCCGGTGATTGGCACCATAGCAGCAGGGAGCATCTCATTTCTTACCACTTATTGGATGCTTCGGGGCTTTCTAAAAGAGATTGCAGAGGATGCAGTGCGGGTTGTCAGGAAGGCTTTAGATTCTCCTGTTTAG
- the LOC134966040 gene encoding T-cell-specific guanine nucleotide triphosphate-binding protein 2-like: MLSAPVNVAIPILPLGATINRTIETCTSTLESESHESMYTDAIFGAFSEDELQDIIQALHESTLCDTSESKCSKDVENPIINIAVTGESGSGKSTLVNTICGLDEDEEGAAKTGVVETTKSIKAYPHSKHRNLMFWDLPGTGTLNSTASNYLQSVSCHQYDFFIILASERLRHNDIELAKEILSIGKKFFYVRNKIDSDLNASKVRRRRSYNEEKILKEIRDNCMKGLSDNGIGQPHVFLISCFDMEKYDYHLLEETLGKELLSKEKPQ; encoded by the exons ATGCTTTCAGCACCTGTAAATGTTGCAATACCGATTTTGCCATTAGGCGCCACCATTAaccgcaccatcgaaacttgcaccagcactttg GAGTCTGAATCACATGAAAGCATGTATACTGATGCAATATTTGGTGCTTTTTCTGAAGATGAGCTACAGGACATTATACAAGCCCTACATGAGAGTACTCTGTGTGACACCAGTGAGAGTAAATGCTCGAAGGACGTTGAAAATCCTATCATAAACATTGCAGTGACAGGAGAATCAGGATCTGGAAAATCCACACTAGTTAATACCATTTGTGGTCTGGATGAGGATGAAGAAGGTGCTGCTAAAACAGGAGTGGTGGAAACCACAAAATCAATCAAAGCTTATCCCCATTCCAAACATAGAAACTTGATGTTTTGGGACCTTCCTGGTACAGGAACTCTCAATAGTACAGCCAGCAATTATCTGCAATCAGTAAGCTGCCATCAATATGACTTTTTTATTATTTTAGCATCAGAACGCCTACGGCACAATGACATTGAACTGGCAAAGGAGATCTTGTCTATTGGGAAGAAGTTCTTCTATGTGAGGAACAAAATTGACTCAGACTTGAATGCGAGCAAAGTTCGCAGACGGAGGAGTTACAATGAAGAAAAAATATTGAAAGAAATTCGGGATAATTGCATGAAAGGTCTTAGTGACAATGGAATAGGGCAACCACACGTGTTTCTTATCTCCTGCTTTGACATGGAAAAGTATGACTATCATCTCTTGGAAGAGACATTAGGAAAAGAACTTCTGAGCAAAGAAAAACCTCAATAA